One window of Posidoniimonas polymericola genomic DNA carries:
- a CDS encoding amidohydrolase family protein — protein sequence MKSACLLVLLTLASSAPGVWGADQSVALVGATLHPVSSAPIENGVLVIRDGKIAALGNAGAAVGDAERVDLAGKHIYPSLISAYTQLGLVEIDAVRATRDFDEAGTVNPNAHAHKAFNPHSELIPVTRSNGVLLALTAPEGGRIPGCSSLMQLAGWTFEDMLVEPDVGLHMHWPRERPRDDDHGDDHDAEDHDEQDEVEKLALLFDQAKAYHALRAESKEPPAEVDLRLEALGPVLRGERPVIVVATDGQAEIEAAVAFCVARGLRMILHGGYDAPLCADLLIEHDIPVILSGVTRLPLRRNDPYHYAYSLPARLQAAGVRYCIAGSGNDAGSNARNLPYHAGTAAAFGLTPEEALRSITLSPAEILAVADRVGSLEPGKHATLFVADGDPLDIATQVERAYVQGREVDLNDRHKQLYKKFKQRLEE from the coding sequence ATGAAATCTGCCTGCCTGCTGGTCTTGTTGACGCTAGCCTCCTCCGCGCCGGGCGTGTGGGGGGCCGACCAATCCGTGGCGCTCGTGGGCGCGACGCTGCACCCGGTTTCTTCGGCGCCGATCGAGAACGGCGTGCTGGTAATCCGAGACGGCAAGATCGCCGCCCTCGGCAACGCCGGCGCCGCGGTCGGCGACGCCGAGCGCGTGGACCTTGCCGGCAAGCACATCTACCCGAGCCTGATCTCGGCCTACACGCAGCTCGGCCTGGTCGAGATCGACGCCGTCCGCGCGACCCGCGACTTTGACGAGGCAGGAACCGTCAACCCCAACGCCCACGCCCACAAGGCGTTCAACCCCCACAGCGAGCTGATCCCGGTCACGCGCTCCAACGGCGTGCTGCTCGCGCTCACCGCGCCCGAAGGGGGACGCATCCCGGGCTGCTCGAGCCTGATGCAGCTCGCCGGCTGGACCTTCGAGGACATGCTCGTCGAGCCGGATGTCGGGCTCCACATGCACTGGCCGCGGGAGCGCCCCCGCGACGACGATCACGGGGACGACCACGATGCCGAGGACCACGACGAGCAGGACGAGGTCGAAAAGCTGGCCCTGCTGTTCGACCAGGCCAAGGCTTACCACGCCCTCCGCGCCGAATCGAAGGAGCCGCCGGCGGAGGTCGACTTGCGGCTCGAAGCGCTCGGACCGGTGCTGCGCGGCGAGCGGCCCGTCATTGTCGTCGCCACCGATGGCCAGGCCGAGATCGAGGCCGCCGTGGCGTTCTGCGTCGCCCGCGGGCTGCGGATGATCCTGCACGGCGGCTACGACGCGCCGCTCTGCGCAGACTTGCTTATTGAGCACGACATCCCGGTGATCCTTAGCGGCGTGACGCGTCTGCCGTTGCGGCGGAACGACCCGTACCACTACGCGTACTCGCTGCCGGCCCGGCTCCAGGCGGCCGGCGTGCGGTACTGCATCGCCGGCAGCGGCAACGACGCCGGGTCCAACGCCCGCAACCTGCCGTACCACGCGGGCACCGCCGCCGCGTTCGGCCTCACGCCCGAGGAGGCGTTGCGGTCGATCACGCTTTCACCGGCAGAGATCCTCGCGGTGGCCGACCGGGTAGGCTCGCTCGAGCCGGGTAAGCACGCCACGCTGTTTGTCGCGGATGGCGACCCGCTCGACATCGCCACCCAAGTCGAACGGGCGTACGTGCAGGGCAGGGAGGTCGACCTGAACGACCGCCACAAGCAGCTGTACAAGAAGTTCAAGCAGCGGCTCGAGGAGTAG
- a CDS encoding amidohydrolase family protein — protein sequence MPRTLILFALLFACRPAYAEPSLKPVEGLREDKPSLVALTGARIVTAPGKAIESGVVIIEDGVIKQVGPDAKTPPGARVIDLSGKTIYPGFIDAFTEQKIDAPAAGPGYWSSQVTPQRSAAAHYKANEKLQRELRSQGIAARLVAPASGIIKGTSCVALTGDDEQSGAILAPAVAQHAELTIRRRGREDFPNSPMGAVALARQAVLDAQWRLRAAAAEKAAGGAATVPHSAALDALAGCLDGGQLLIADAANELFVLRADRFAREFSLRLAVRGSGNEYRRLADIAKTGRTIIVPVDFPKPPEVSSAEAAADASLEELMHWRLAPENPGRLHQAGVTIALTTDGLKKRGDFLKQVHTAVKRGLPAEAALAALTTTPAELLGVSGSVGTIEAHKLANLVVADGDLFAADSNAKTKVLSTWVAGKEFEINPAADIDLLGEWKLDFKQEGAPADLRLVLTGKAEKPSGKLTVGAEQGHETDKQETAEEEEGAPKKDKPRVNKLKDVRLEHSRLAGRFDGKPIGVEGAVLLSATVVECEDGLKLSGVLRPLAGDPLRFTATRSDDEDSSDDDKDQDAEEEPAVDVEVAVNYPLGAYGRTAAPERPKHVLFRGATVWTCGEQGKLDQGDVLVTDGVIAKVGPSIAAPEGAVVVDARGKHLTPGIIDCHSHMATDGGINEATQAITAEVRIGDMINPDDITIYRQLAGGVTTSNILHGSANPIGGQNQVIKLRWGAGAEAMKLAGAPGGIKWALGENVKQSNWGPDHTTRYPQTRMGVDELHIDALAAARAYQAEHDAWAANPVGVPPRRDLELEALAEILAGERWIHCHSYRQTEIISLLRTLERFGVTIGSLQHILEGYKVAPEMAKHGAMGSSFGDWWAYKFEVYDAIPFNGALMHQAGVVVSFNSDDAEMGRHLNHEAAKAVKYGGVPEQEALKFVTLNPARQLRIDDRVGSLTVGKDADLVLWNAPPLSIYARCEQTWIDGRKYFDLEEDARRVADDQRLHAKLVQAVFDSKEPTAKPGDNRDDPSKLWPRHDEFCHGHGHTHTH from the coding sequence ATGCCCCGCACCCTGATTCTGTTTGCGCTGCTGTTCGCCTGCCGGCCCGCCTACGCGGAGCCGTCGCTGAAGCCGGTCGAGGGCCTCCGCGAAGACAAACCGAGTCTCGTCGCGCTGACCGGCGCACGAATCGTCACCGCGCCGGGCAAGGCGATCGAATCGGGCGTCGTCATCATCGAAGACGGCGTGATCAAGCAGGTCGGCCCCGACGCCAAGACGCCGCCGGGCGCGCGGGTGATCGACCTGTCGGGCAAGACCATCTACCCCGGTTTCATCGACGCCTTCACCGAACAGAAGATCGACGCGCCCGCGGCGGGCCCCGGCTACTGGAGCTCGCAGGTGACGCCCCAGCGGAGCGCCGCGGCTCACTACAAGGCCAATGAAAAACTGCAGCGTGAGCTGCGGAGCCAGGGCATCGCCGCCCGGCTGGTCGCGCCCGCCAGCGGCATCATCAAAGGGACCAGCTGCGTCGCGCTCACCGGCGACGACGAGCAATCAGGCGCGATCCTGGCGCCGGCCGTCGCGCAGCACGCCGAGCTGACCATCCGCCGCCGCGGACGCGAAGACTTTCCGAACAGCCCGATGGGCGCCGTGGCGCTAGCGCGTCAGGCGGTGCTGGACGCCCAGTGGCGGCTCCGGGCAGCGGCCGCCGAGAAGGCGGCGGGCGGCGCCGCGACCGTTCCGCACAGCGCGGCGCTGGACGCGCTCGCCGGTTGCCTCGATGGCGGGCAACTGCTGATCGCCGACGCCGCGAACGAGCTGTTCGTGCTGCGGGCCGACCGCTTCGCCCGCGAGTTCTCACTGCGGCTGGCGGTGCGGGGCTCGGGCAACGAGTACCGCCGCCTGGCAGACATCGCCAAAACCGGCCGCACGATCATCGTGCCGGTCGACTTCCCTAAGCCGCCCGAGGTGTCCTCCGCCGAGGCGGCTGCCGACGCGTCGCTCGAGGAGCTGATGCACTGGCGGCTCGCTCCGGAAAACCCCGGCCGGCTCCACCAGGCAGGCGTCACGATCGCCCTGACGACCGACGGCCTCAAGAAACGGGGCGACTTCCTCAAGCAGGTCCACACCGCAGTGAAGCGGGGCCTGCCCGCCGAGGCCGCACTCGCCGCGCTCACTACCACGCCGGCCGAGCTGCTCGGCGTGTCCGGGTCGGTCGGCACGATCGAGGCCCACAAGCTCGCCAACCTGGTGGTCGCCGATGGCGACTTGTTCGCTGCCGATTCCAACGCGAAAACCAAGGTGCTGTCGACCTGGGTCGCCGGCAAGGAGTTCGAGATCAACCCGGCCGCCGATATCGACCTGCTCGGCGAGTGGAAACTCGATTTCAAGCAAGAGGGCGCCCCCGCCGACCTGCGGCTGGTCCTGACCGGCAAGGCCGAGAAGCCGAGCGGCAAGCTGACCGTCGGCGCCGAGCAAGGCCATGAAACAGACAAGCAGGAAACAGCAGAAGAAGAGGAAGGCGCCCCGAAGAAGGACAAGCCGCGTGTCAACAAGCTAAAGGACGTGCGGCTGGAGCATTCCCGCCTGGCGGGCCGTTTTGACGGGAAGCCGATCGGCGTCGAGGGCGCCGTGCTGCTGTCGGCGACCGTGGTCGAGTGCGAAGACGGCCTGAAGCTGTCGGGCGTGCTGCGTCCGCTGGCGGGTGATCCACTGAGATTCACCGCAACCCGCTCCGACGACGAGGATTCGTCCGACGACGACAAAGATCAGGACGCCGAAGAGGAACCGGCCGTCGACGTCGAGGTCGCTGTGAACTACCCGCTCGGCGCCTACGGCCGGACGGCGGCGCCCGAGCGGCCGAAGCACGTGCTGTTCCGCGGCGCCACGGTCTGGACCTGCGGCGAGCAGGGCAAGCTCGACCAGGGCGATGTCCTGGTTACCGACGGCGTGATCGCCAAGGTCGGTCCGAGTATCGCCGCGCCCGAGGGCGCCGTCGTTGTCGACGCCCGGGGCAAGCACCTGACGCCGGGCATCATCGACTGCCACTCGCACATGGCGACCGACGGCGGCATCAACGAGGCGACCCAGGCGATCACCGCCGAGGTCCGCATCGGCGACATGATCAACCCCGACGACATCACCATCTACCGACAGCTGGCCGGGGGCGTCACGACCTCCAACATCCTGCACGGCTCGGCCAACCCAATCGGCGGTCAGAACCAGGTGATCAAGCTGCGGTGGGGCGCCGGGGCCGAGGCGATGAAGCTGGCCGGCGCGCCGGGCGGCATCAAGTGGGCCCTCGGCGAGAACGTCAAGCAGAGCAACTGGGGCCCCGACCACACCACCCGCTACCCGCAGACCCGGATGGGCGTCGATGAGCTGCACATCGACGCGCTCGCCGCCGCCCGCGCGTACCAGGCCGAGCACGACGCGTGGGCGGCCAACCCGGTGGGCGTGCCGCCGCGGCGCGACCTGGAGCTCGAGGCGCTCGCCGAGATCCTCGCCGGCGAGCGGTGGATCCACTGCCACAGCTACCGCCAGACCGAGATCATCTCGCTGCTGCGGACGCTTGAGCGGTTCGGCGTGACCATCGGCTCGCTGCAGCACATCCTTGAGGGCTACAAGGTGGCGCCCGAGATGGCCAAGCACGGCGCCATGGGCAGCTCGTTCGGCGACTGGTGGGCCTACAAGTTCGAAGTCTACGACGCCATCCCGTTCAACGGCGCCCTGATGCACCAGGCGGGCGTGGTCGTGTCGTTCAACTCCGACGACGCCGAGATGGGCCGCCACCTCAACCACGAGGCCGCCAAGGCCGTCAAGTACGGCGGCGTCCCCGAGCAGGAGGCCCTCAAGTTTGTCACGCTCAACCCGGCCCGCCAGCTCCGCATCGACGACCGCGTCGGCTCGCTCACCGTGGGCAAGGACGCCGACCTAGTGCTGTGGAACGCGCCGCCACTGTCGATCTACGCCCGGTGCGAACAGACCTGGATCGACGGTCGAAAGTACTTCGACCTCGAGGAGGACGCCCGCCGCGTCGCGGACGACCAGCGGCTGCACGCGAAGCTGGTGCAGGCGGTGTTCGACTCGAAGGAGCCCACGGCCAAACCGGGCGACAACCGCGACGACCCCTCGAAGCTCTGGCCCCGGCACGACGAGTTCTGCCACGGCCACGGGCACACGCACACCCACTAG
- a CDS encoding 3-keto-disaccharide hydrolase translates to MRTILSCCVCLLLASHTAAAAPAAAQETDGFVPLFDGESIDGWVKRGGKATYKVEDGEIVGTSVLNTDNTFLCTPRNYGDFELKVELKVDSKLNSGIQIRSLCRDEAYNETAAWPNGKEWSGRIPGGRVHGYQVEIDPSDRSWSGGIYDEARRGWLYNLAGDEHKEARAAFKPNEWNEYRIRCEGDHIQTWINGTPVADLHDDHTAEGFIALQVHGIGGDKDKEGTQVRWRNLMIKEL, encoded by the coding sequence ATGCGCACGATCCTGAGCTGCTGCGTTTGTCTCCTGCTCGCCAGTCACACCGCGGCCGCAGCGCCTGCCGCCGCACAAGAGACCGATGGCTTTGTCCCGCTGTTCGACGGCGAGTCGATCGACGGCTGGGTGAAGCGCGGCGGCAAGGCGACCTACAAGGTAGAGGACGGCGAGATTGTCGGGACCAGCGTCCTGAACACCGACAACACCTTCCTCTGCACGCCGCGCAACTACGGCGACTTCGAGCTGAAGGTCGAGCTAAAGGTCGACTCCAAGCTCAACTCCGGCATCCAGATCCGCAGCCTCTGTCGCGACGAGGCCTACAACGAGACCGCCGCCTGGCCCAACGGCAAGGAGTGGAGCGGGCGCATCCCGGGCGGCCGGGTGCACGGCTACCAGGTAGAGATTGATCCGTCGGACCGCTCGTGGTCGGGCGGCATCTACGACGAGGCCCGCCGCGGCTGGCTCTACAACCTCGCCGGCGACGAGCACAAGGAGGCCCGCGCCGCCTTCAAGCCGAACGAGTGGAACGAGTACCGCATCCGCTGCGAGGGCGACCACATCCAGACCTGGATCAACGGCACACCGGTGGCCGACCTGCACGACGACCACACCGCCGAGGGCTTCATCGCCCTGCAGGTGCACGGCATCGGCGGCGACAAGGACAAAGAGGGGACCCAGGTCCGCTGGCGGAACCTGATGATCAAGGAACTGTAG